The following are from one region of the Escherichia sp. E4742 genome:
- the rlmJ gene encoding 23S rRNA (adenine(2030)-N(6))-methyltransferase, protein MLSYRHSFHAGNHADVLKHTVQSLIIESLKEKDKPFLYLDTHAGAGRYQLSSEHAERTGEYLEGIARIWQQDDLPAELEPYINVVKHFNRSGQLRYYPGSPLIARQLLREQDSLQLTELHPSDYPLLRSEFQKDSRARVEKADGFQQLKAKLPPVSRRGLILIDPPYEMKTDYQAVVSGIAEGYKRFATGTYALWYPVVLRQQIKRMIHDLEATGIRKILQIELAVLPDSDRRGMTASGMIVINPPWKLEQQMNNVLPWLHSKLVPAGTGHATVSWIVPE, encoded by the coding sequence ATGCTCAGTTATCGCCACAGCTTTCACGCTGGCAACCACGCCGACGTCCTTAAACATACCGTTCAGAGCCTGATCATCGAGTCGCTGAAAGAGAAGGATAAACCGTTTCTCTATCTCGATACCCACGCGGGTGCCGGGCGTTATCAGTTAAGCAGCGAACACGCCGAGCGTACTGGCGAATATCTCGAAGGCATCGCCCGTATCTGGCAGCAGGACGATTTGCCTGCGGAGCTGGAGCCGTACATCAATGTGGTTAAACACTTCAACCGTAGCGGTCAGTTGCGTTACTACCCCGGTTCACCGTTGATTGCTCGCCAGCTACTCCGCGAACAAGACAGCCTGCAACTGACCGAGCTGCACCCGAGCGATTACCCGTTGCTGCGTTCTGAATTTCAGAAAGACAGCCGTGCGCGCGTGGAAAAAGCCGACGGTTTCCAGCAGCTTAAGGCAAAACTGCCGCCGGTTTCCCGCCGTGGTTTAATCCTTATCGACCCGCCGTATGAAATGAAAACCGACTATCAGGCGGTGGTCAGCGGGATAGCAGAAGGCTACAAACGTTTCGCCACTGGCACTTACGCATTGTGGTATCCAGTGGTGCTGCGTCAGCAAATTAAGCGCATGATCCACGACCTGGAAGCAACCGGCATTCGCAAAATTCTGCAAATTGAACTGGCGGTACTGCCAGACAGCGATCGCCGCGGCATGACCGCTTCCGGCATGATTGTGATTAACCCACCGTGGAAGCTGGAACAGCAGATGAATAACGTGCTGCCGTGGCTGCACAGCAAACTGGTTCCGGCTGGCACCGGGCACGCCACCGTAAGCTGGATCGTGCCGGAGTAA
- the gorA gene encoding glutathione-disulfide reductase — MTKHYDYIAIGGGSGGIASINRAAMYGQKCALIEAKELGGTCVNVGCVPKKVMWHAAQIREAIHMYGPDYGFDTTINKFNWETLIASRSAYIDRIHTSYENVLGKNNVDVIKGFARFVDAKTLEVNGETITADHILIATGGRPSHPDIPGVEYGIDSDGFFALPALPERVAVVGAGYIAVELAGVINGLGAKTHLFVRKHAPLRSFDPMITETLVEVMNAEGPQLHTNAIPKAVVKNADGSLTLELEDGRSETVDCLIWAIGREPANDNINLEAAGVKTNEKGYIVVDKYQNTNVEGIYAVGDNTGAVELTPVAVAAGRRLSERLFNNKPDEHLDYSNIPTVVFSHPPIGTVGLTEPQAREQYGDDQVKVYKSSFTAMYTAVTTHRQPCRMKLVCVGPEEKIVGIHGIGFGMDEMLQGFAVALKMGATKKDFDNTVAIHPTAAEEFVTMR, encoded by the coding sequence ATGACTAAACACTATGATTACATCGCCATCGGCGGCGGCAGCGGCGGTATCGCCTCCATCAACCGCGCGGCTATGTACGGCCAGAAATGTGCGCTGATTGAAGCCAAAGAACTGGGCGGCACTTGCGTGAATGTTGGCTGCGTGCCGAAAAAAGTGATGTGGCACGCGGCGCAAATTCGTGAAGCGATCCACATGTACGGCCCGGATTATGGCTTTGATACCACCATCAATAAATTCAACTGGGAAACGTTGATCGCCAGCCGTTCTGCCTATATCGACCGTATTCATACTTCCTATGAAAACGTACTCGGTAAAAATAACGTCGATGTAATCAAGGGCTTTGCTCGCTTCGTTGATGCCAAAACGCTGGAAGTTAACGGTGAAACCATTACGGCCGATCATATTCTGATCGCCACCGGTGGTCGTCCAAGCCACCCGGATATTCCGGGCGTGGAATACGGCATTGATTCCGATGGTTTCTTTGCCCTTCCTGCTTTGCCAGAGCGCGTGGCGGTTGTTGGTGCGGGTTACATCGCCGTTGAACTGGCTGGCGTGATTAACGGCCTGGGCGCGAAAACGCATCTGTTTGTGCGTAAACATGCGCCGCTGCGCAGCTTCGACCCGATGATCACTGAAACGCTGGTCGAAGTGATGAACGCTGAAGGCCCACAGTTGCATACCAATGCCATCCCGAAAGCGGTGGTAAAAAATGCCGACGGCAGCCTGACGCTGGAGCTGGAAGATGGTCGCAGTGAAACGGTGGATTGCCTGATTTGGGCGATTGGTCGCGAGCCTGCCAATGACAACATCAACCTCGAAGCCGCTGGCGTTAAAACCAACGAAAAAGGCTATATCGTCGTCGACAAATATCAAAACACCAACGTTGAAGGTATTTACGCGGTAGGCGATAACACGGGTGCAGTGGAACTGACACCGGTCGCGGTGGCGGCAGGTCGCCGTCTCTCTGAACGCCTGTTTAACAACAAGCCGGACGAGCATCTGGATTACAGCAACATTCCGACCGTGGTCTTCAGCCATCCGCCGATTGGTACTGTCGGTTTAACGGAACCACAGGCGCGCGAGCAGTACGGCGACGACCAGGTGAAAGTGTATAAATCCTCTTTCACCGCGATGTATACCGCAGTCACCACTCACCGCCAGCCGTGCCGCATGAAGCTGGTATGCGTTGGGCCAGAAGAGAAGATTGTCGGTATTCACGGCATTGGTTTTGGCATGGACGAAATGTTGCAGGGCTTCGCGGTGGCGCTGAAGATGGGCGCAACCAAGAAAGACTTTGACAACACTGTCGCCATTCACCCAACGGCAGCAGAAGAGTTCGTGACCATGCGTTAA
- the dinQ gene encoding damage-inducible type I toxin DinQ, whose translation MIDKAIVVLGALIALLELIRFLLQLLN comes from the coding sequence GTGATTGATAAAGCAATCGTCGTTCTTGGGGCGTTAATTGCGCTGCTGGAACTGATCCGCTTTCTGCTTCAGCTTCTGAACTGA
- the arsR gene encoding As(III)-sensing metalloregulatory transcriptional repressor ArsR — translation MSFLLPIQLFKILADETRLGIVLLLSEMGELCVCDLCTALNQSQPKISRHLALLRESGLLLDRKQGKWVHYRLSPHIPSWAAKIIEQTWRCEQENVQTVIRNLARQNCSADSKNICS, via the coding sequence ATGTCATTTCTGTTACCCATCCAACTGTTCAAAATTCTTGCCGATGAAACCCGCCTGGGCATCGTTTTACTGCTCAGTGAGATGGGTGAATTATGCGTGTGTGATCTCTGTACTGCCCTGAATCAGTCACAGCCCAAGATCTCACGCCACCTGGCATTGCTGCGTGAAAGCGGGTTATTGCTGGATCGCAAGCAAGGTAAGTGGGTTCATTACCGTTTATCGCCGCATATTCCTTCCTGGGCTGCGAAAATTATTGAGCAGACCTGGCGATGTGAACAGGAAAATGTTCAGACTGTTATCCGTAACCTGGCTCGACAAAATTGTTCCGCAGACAGTAAGAACATTTGCAGTTAA
- the arsB gene encoding arsenite/antimonite:H(+) antiporter ArsB, whose product MLLAGAIFVLTIVLVIWQPKGLGIGWSATLGAVLALITGVVHPGDIPVVWNIVWNATAAFIAVIIISLLLDESGFFEWAALHVSRWGNGRGRLLFTWIVLLGAAVAALFANDGAALILTPIVIAMLLALGFSKGTTLAFVMAAGFIADTASLPLIVSNLVNIVSADFFGLGFREYASVMVPVDIAAIVATLVMLHLYFRKDIPQNYDMALLKSPTEAIKDPATFKTGWVVLLFLLVGFFVLEPLGIPVSAIAAVGALILFAVAKRGHAINTGKVLRGAPWQIVIFSLGMYLVVYGLRNAGLTEYLSGVLNVLADNGLWAATLGTGFLTAFLSSIMNNMPTVLVGALSIDGSTASGVIKEAMVYANVIGCDLGPKITPIGSLATLLWLHVLSQKNMTISWGYYFRTGIIMTLPVLFVTLTALALRLSFTS is encoded by the coding sequence ATGTTACTGGCAGGCGCTATATTTGTCCTGACCATCGTATTGGTTATCTGGCAACCGAAAGGTTTAGGCATCGGCTGGAGTGCAACGCTCGGCGCGGTACTGGCGTTAATAACGGGTGTGGTACATCCGGGCGATATTCCGGTGGTGTGGAATATCGTCTGGAACGCGACGGCTGCATTTATTGCCGTTATTATCATCAGTCTGCTGCTGGATGAGTCAGGCTTTTTTGAATGGGCGGCGCTGCACGTCTCACGCTGGGGCAATGGACGCGGTCGCTTGCTGTTTACCTGGATTGTCCTGCTCGGCGCTGCCGTTGCGGCCCTGTTTGCTAATGATGGCGCGGCGCTTATTTTGACGCCGATTGTCATCGCCATGCTGCTGGCTTTAGGTTTCAGTAAAGGCACTACGCTGGCGTTCGTTATGGCGGCCGGGTTCATTGCCGATACCGCCAGCTTGCCGCTTATTGTCTCCAACCTGGTGAATATCGTTTCGGCAGATTTCTTTGGCCTCGGCTTTCGCGAATACGCATCGGTGATGGTGCCGGTGGATATCGCCGCAATTGTTGCCACGCTGGTGATGCTGCATCTCTATTTCCGCAAAGATATTCCGCAGAACTACGATATGGCGCTGCTGAAATCTCCCACCGAAGCGATTAAAGATCCTGCGACGTTCAAAACTGGCTGGGTTGTTTTACTGTTTCTGCTAGTGGGATTTTTCGTCCTGGAACCGCTCGGTATTCCGGTTAGTGCCATTGCAGCTGTGGGTGCGCTGATTTTGTTTGCGGTCGCTAAACGCGGTCACGCGATTAATACGGGTAAGGTGCTGCGCGGTGCGCCCTGGCAGATTGTCATCTTCTCGCTCGGCATGTATCTGGTGGTTTATGGCCTGCGCAATGCAGGACTAACGGAATATCTTTCTGGCGTACTCAACGTGCTGGCAGATAACGGCCTGTGGGCCGCGACGCTCGGCACCGGATTCCTCACCGCCTTCCTCTCTTCTATTATGAACAATATGCCGACGGTGCTGGTTGGCGCGTTGTCCATTGATGGCAGCACGGCATCTGGCGTTATCAAAGAAGCGATGGTTTATGCCAACGTGATTGGCTGCGATTTGGGACCGAAAATTACCCCAATTGGTAGTCTGGCAACGCTGCTCTGGCTGCACGTACTTTCGCAGAAGAATATGACAATCAGTTGGGGATATTACTTCCGTACAGGGATTATCATGACCCTGCCTGTGCTGTTTGTGACGCTGACCGCGCTGGCGCTACGCCTCTCTTTCACATCGTAA
- the arsC gene encoding glutaredoxin-dependent arsenate reductase, translating to MSNITIYHNPACGTSRNTLEMIRNSGTEPTIIYYLETPPTRDELVKLIADMGISVRALLRKNVEPYEELGLAEDKFTDDRLIDFMLQYPILINRPIVVTPLGTRLCRPSEVVLEILPDAQQGAFTKEDGEKVVDEAGKRLK from the coding sequence ATGAGCAACATTACCATTTATCACAACCCGGCCTGCGGCACGTCGCGTAATACGCTGGAGATGATCCGCAACAGCGGCACAGAACCGACCATTATCTATTATCTGGAAACACCGCCGACGCGCGATGAACTGGTCAAACTCATTGCCGATATGGGGATTTCCGTACGCGCGCTGCTGCGTAAAAACGTCGAACCGTATGAGGAACTGGGCCTTGCAGAAGATAAATTTACTGACGATCGGTTAATTGATTTTATGCTGCAATATCCCATCCTGATTAACCGCCCGATTGTGGTGACGCCGCTGGGAACTCGCCTGTGTCGCCCTTCAGAAGTCGTGCTGGAAATTCTGCCAGATGCGCAACAAGGCGCGTTCACCAAGGAAGATGGCGAGAAAGTGGTTGATGAGGCGGGTAAGCGATTAAAATAA
- the slp gene encoding outer membrane lipoprotein Slp — MNKTKGALIFSLSFFLAACSSIPQNIKGNNQPDIQKSFVAVHNQPNLYVGQQARFGGKVINVINGKTDTLLEIAVLPLDSYAKPDIEANYQGRLLARQSGFLDPVNYRNHFVTVLGTIQGEQPGFINKVPYNFVDVNVQGIQVWHLREVVNTTYNLWDYGYGAFWPEPGWGAPYYTNAVSQVTPELVK; from the coding sequence ATGAACAAGACAAAAGGTGCACTCATCTTCAGCCTTTCATTTTTTCTTGCCGCATGTAGTTCGATTCCGCAAAATATCAAAGGCAATAACCAACCTGATATTCAAAAAAGTTTTGTTGCTGTTCATAACCAACCGAATTTGTATGTTGGCCAACAGGCACGCTTCGGCGGGAAGGTTATCAACGTTATCAACGGTAAAACAGATACGTTGCTAGAAATCGCCGTATTGCCGTTGGATAGCTATGCAAAACCTGACATTGAGGCCAACTATCAAGGGCGACTGCTCGCCAGACAAAGCGGCTTCCTTGACCCAGTGAACTACCGTAACCACTTTGTCACCGTTCTCGGCACCATTCAGGGCGAACAACCTGGATTTATCAATAAAGTCCCATATAACTTCGTTGACGTAAATGTGCAGGGGATTCAGGTATGGCATTTGAGAGAAGTGGTCAATACCACCTACAACTTGTGGGATTACGGCTACGGCGCATTCTGGCCTGAACCCGGCTGGGGCGCACCGTACTACACCAATGCAGTTAGCCAGGTAACGCCAGAACTGGTGAAATAA
- a CDS encoding helix-turn-helix domain-containing protein → MFLIITKDTMFFTAMKNIISKGNVVHIQNEKEIDLTLHQNALVIIDTLMNNVFHSSMLNKIERLRPVHVIVFSPFNIKRCLGKVPVTFVQRNITIIDFVALLNGSYCSVPEADVSLSRKQHQVLSCIANQMTTEDILGKLKISLKTFYCHKHNIMMILNLKRINELVRHQHIDYLV, encoded by the coding sequence ATGTTTCTTATAATTACCAAAGACACCATGTTTTTCACCGCGATGAAAAATATTATAAGTAAAGGTAATGTCGTTCATATACAGAACGAAAAAGAGATTGACTTAACGTTGCATCAGAATGCCTTAGTGATTATTGATACATTAATGAATAATGTATTCCACTCATCAATGCTCAACAAAATTGAACGCCTGCGGCCTGTTCATGTCATTGTTTTCTCGCCGTTTAATATTAAGCGCTGTCTGGGGAAAGTTCCGGTAACCTTTGTCCAGAGAAACATTACGATTATTGACTTCGTCGCGCTGCTCAATGGCAGTTATTGCTCTGTACCAGAAGCGGACGTGTCACTCTCGCGCAAACAGCATCAGGTTCTGAGCTGCATTGCGAATCAAATGACGACAGAAGATATTCTGGGGAAACTCAAAATATCGCTGAAAACATTCTACTGCCATAAACACAATATTATGATGATCCTCAATCTTAAGCGGATCAACGAACTGGTACGTCATCAACATATTGATTATCTGGTCTGA
- the chuS gene encoding hematinate-forming heme oxygenase ChuS — MNHYTRWLELKEQNPGKYARDIAGLMNISEAELAFARVTHDAWRMRGDIREILAALESVGETKCICRNEYAVHEQVGSFTNQHLNGHAGLILNPRALDLRLFLNQWASVFHIKENTARGERQSIQFFDHQGDALLKVYPTDNTDMAAWNELLARFIVEENTPLELTTIDAPTAQTDVDASVVEQEWRAMTDVHQFFTLLKRHNLTRQQAFNLVADDLACKVSGSALAQILESAQQDGNEIMVFVGNRGCVQIFTGMVEKVVPMKGWLNIFNPTFTLHLLEESIAEAWVTRKPTSNGYVTSLELFAHDGTQIAQLYGQRTEGEQEQAQWRKQIAALTQEGVAA, encoded by the coding sequence ATGAACCACTACACACGCTGGCTTGAGTTAAAAGAACAAAATCCCGGAAAGTACGCGCGTGACATCGCAGGTTTAATGAATATCAGCGAAGCAGAACTGGCATTTGCGCGCGTCACGCACGACGCGTGGCGGATGCGCGGCGATATTCGTGAAATTCTGGCGGCGCTGGAAAGCGTTGGTGAAACCAAATGTATTTGTCGTAATGAATATGCAGTCCATGAGCAAGTTGGCTCGTTCACAAACCAGCATTTGAACGGTCATGCCGGATTAATACTCAACCCGCGCGCGCTGGATTTGCGACTGTTTCTTAATCAGTGGGCCAGTGTTTTCCATATAAAAGAAAACACGGCTCGCGGTGAACGTCAGAGTATTCAGTTCTTTGATCATCAGGGCGATGCATTACTGAAAGTTTATCCTACCGACAATACCGATATGGCGGCATGGAATGAGCTTCTGGCACGCTTTATCGTCGAGGAAAATACGCCGCTTGAGTTAACAACGATTGATGCGCCTACCGCACAAACCGATGTCGATGCCAGTGTTGTAGAACAAGAGTGGCGTGCGATGACGGATGTCCATCAGTTTTTTACGTTGCTCAAGCGCCACAACCTGACTCGTCAGCAGGCGTTCAATCTGGTGGCAGACGATTTGGCCTGCAAAGTATCTGGTAGTGCGCTGGCGCAGATTCTGGAATCTGCACAGCAGGATGGCAATGAAATCATGGTGTTTGTTGGCAACCGTGGCTGCGTACAGATTTTCACGGGTATGGTAGAAAAAGTGGTGCCAATGAAAGGTTGGCTGAATATTTTCAACCCGACGTTTACTCTTCATCTATTAGAAGAGAGCATTGCTGAAGCCTGGGTTACCCGTAAACCGACCAGCAATGGCTACGTAACCAGCCTGGAACTGTTTGCTCATGATGGTACGCAGATTGCGCAACTTTATGGTCAGCGTACTGAAGGGGAACAGGAGCAGGCGCAATGGCGTAAACAGATTGCGGCGCTGACGCAGGAAGGCGTTGCTGCATAA
- the chuA gene encoding TonB-dependent heme/hemoglobin receptor ChuA/ShuA, producing MSRPQFTSLRLSLLALAVSATLPTFAFATETMTVTATGNARSSFEAPMMVSVLDTSAPENQTATSATDLLRHVPGITLDGTGRTNGQDVNMRGYDHRGVLVLVDGVRQGTDTGHLNGTFLDPALIKRVEIVRGPSALLYGSGALGGVISYDTVDAKDLLQEGQSSGFRVFGTGGTGDHSLGLGASAFGRTENLDGIVAWSSRDRGDLRQSNGETAPNDEAINNMLAKGTWQIDSAQALSGLVRYYNNDAREPKNPQTVEASDSSNPMVDRSTIQRDAQLSYKLSPVGNDWLNADAKVYWSEVRINAQNTGSSGEYREQTTKGAKLENRSTLFAESFASHLLTYGGEYYRQEQHPGGATTGFPQAKIDFSSGWLQDEITLRDLPITLLGGTRYDSYRGSSDGYKDVEADKWSSRAGMTINPTNWLMLFGSYAQAFRAPTMGEMYNDSKHFSIGRFYTNYWVPNPNLRPETNETQEYGFGLRFDDLMLSNDALEFKASYFDTKAKDYISTTVDFAAATTMSYNVPNAKIWGWDVMTKYTTDLFSLDVAYNRTRGKDTDTGEYISSINPDTVTSTLNIPIAHSGFSVGWVGTFADRSTHISSSYSKQPGYGVNDFYVSYQGQQALKGMTTTLVLGNAFDKEYWSPQGIPQDGRNGKIFVSYQW from the coding sequence ATGTCACGTCCGCAATTTACCTCGTTGCGCTTGAGTTTGTTGGCTTTGGCTGTTTCTGCCACCTTGCCAACGTTTGCTTTTGCTACTGAAACCATGACCGTTACGGCAACGGGGAATGCCCGTAGTTCCTTCGAAGCACCAATGATGGTCAGCGTCCTCGACACTTCCGCTCCTGAAAACCAAACGGCGACTTCAGCCACCGATCTGCTGCGTCATGTTCCTGGAATTACCCTTGATGGTACCGGACGAACCAACGGTCAGGATGTGAATATGCGTGGTTATGACCATCGCGGCGTGCTGGTTCTTGTCGATGGCGTTCGTCAGGGAACGGATACCGGACACCTGAATGGGACTTTCCTCGATCCGGCGCTGATCAAACGTGTCGAGATTGTCCGTGGACCTTCGGCATTACTGTATGGCAGTGGCGCGCTGGGTGGTGTTATCTCCTACGATACGGTCGATGCAAAAGATTTATTGCAGGAAGGACAAAGCAGCGGTTTTCGCGTTTTTGGCACCGGTGGCACGGGGGACCATAGCCTGGGATTAGGCGCGAGCGCGTTTGGGCGAACGGAAAATCTGGATGGTATTGTGGCCTGGTCCAGTCGCGATCGTGGTGATTTACGCCAGAGCAATGGCGAAACCGCGCCGAATGATGAGGCTATTAATAACATGCTGGCGAAAGGAACCTGGCAAATTGATTCTGCCCAGGCTCTGAGCGGATTAGTGCGTTATTACAATAACGACGCGCGTGAACCAAAAAATCCGCAGACCGTTGAAGCGTCTGACAGCAGTAATCCGATGGTTGATCGTTCAACGATTCAACGTGATGCTCAGCTTTCTTATAAACTCTCTCCAGTGGGCAACGACTGGTTAAATGCTGATGCAAAAGTTTACTGGTCGGAAGTTCGTATTAATGCGCAAAACACGGGAAGTTCCGGTGAGTACCGCGAACAGACAACAAAAGGTGCCAAACTGGAGAACCGTTCCACTCTGTTTGCCGAGAGTTTTGCCTCTCACCTGCTGACGTATGGCGGTGAGTATTATCGTCAGGAACAGCATCCGGGCGGCGCGACGACGGGCTTCCCGCAAGCAAAAATTGATTTCAGTTCCGGCTGGCTACAGGATGAGATCACCTTACGCGATCTGCCGATTACCCTGCTTGGCGGAACCCGCTATGACAGCTATCGCGGTAGCAGCGACGGCTACAAAGATGTTGAAGCCGACAAATGGTCGTCTCGTGCAGGGATGACTATCAATCCGACCAACTGGCTGATGTTATTTGGTTCATATGCCCAGGCATTCCGCGCGCCGACGATGGGCGAAATGTACAACGATTCAAAGCACTTCTCGATTGGTCGCTTCTATACCAACTATTGGGTGCCAAACCCGAATTTACGTCCGGAAACCAACGAAACTCAGGAGTACGGCTTTGGGCTGCGTTTTGATGACCTGATGTTGTCCAATGATGCCCTGGAATTTAAAGCCAGCTACTTTGATACCAAAGCGAAGGATTACATCTCCACAACCGTCGATTTCGCGGCGGCGACAACCATGTCTTATAACGTCCCGAACGCCAAAATCTGGGGCTGGGATGTGATGACGAAATATACCACTGATCTGTTTAGCCTTGATGTGGCCTATAACCGTACCCGCGGCAAAGACACCGATACCGGGGAATATATCTCCAGCATTAACCCGGATACCGTTACCAGTACCCTGAATATTCCGATCGCTCACAGTGGCTTCTCTGTTGGTTGGGTCGGTACGTTTGCCGATCGCTCAACACATATCAGCAGCAGTTACAGCAAACAACCTGGCTACGGCGTGAATGATTTCTACGTCAGTTATCAAGGGCAGCAGGCGCTCAAAGGCATGACCACGACTCTGGTATTGGGCAACGCCTTCGATAAAGAGTACTGGTCGCCGCAGGGCATCCCACAGGATGGACGTAACGGCAAAATTTTCGTGAGTTATCAATGGTAA
- the shuT gene encoding heme ABC transporter substrate-binding protein ShuT produces the protein MPRITNRPYLFSPLTLCISAVASAAKTAVKRKKLFTAVLALSWAFSATAAERIVVAGGSLTELIYAMGAGERVVGVDETTSYPPETAKLPHIGYWKQLSSEGILSLRPDSVITWQDAGPQIVLDQLRAQKVNVVTLPRVPATLEQMYANIRQLAKTLQVPEQGEALVTQISQRLEQVQQSVAAKKAPVKAMFILSAGGSAPQVAGKGSVADAILSLAGAENVATHQQYKSYSAESLIAANPEVIVVTSQMVDGDINRLRSIAGITHTAAWKNQRIITVDQNLILGMGPRIADVVESLHQQLWPQ, from the coding sequence ATGCCAAGGATCACCAACAGGCCGTATCTTTTTTCCCCACTAACGTTATGTATTTCAGCCGTGGCCTCTGCCGCGAAGACTGCGGTAAAACGAAAAAAATTGTTTACGGCAGTACTGGCTCTTAGCTGGGCTTTTAGCGCAACGGCTGCCGAACGCATTGTGGTCGCAGGAGGATCACTGACGGAGCTAATCTACGCGATGGGCGCTGGCGAGCGCGTGGTGGGTGTCGATGAAACGACATCTTATCCACCAGAAACCGCCAAACTGCCGCATATTGGTTACTGGAAACAACTCAGCAGCGAAGGCATTTTGTCACTTCGCCCGGATAGCGTAATTACCTGGCAGGATGCAGGACCGCAAATTGTGCTCGACCAGCTGCGGGCGCAAAAGGTCAACGTCGTCACTCTGCCGCGTGTACCAGCCACCCTTGAGCAGATGTACGCCAACATTCGCCAACTGGCAAAAACGCTACAGGTTCCTGAACAAGGCGAGGCGCTGGTGACACAAATCAGCCAACGCCTGGAGCAAGTACAGCAAAGCGTGGCGGCCAAAAAAGCCCCGGTTAAAGCGATGTTTATTCTCTCTGCTGGCGGCAGCGCGCCACAGGTTGCCGGGAAAGGCAGCGTCGCGGATGCCATTCTGTCGCTTGCCGGAGCAGAAAACGTCGCTACCCACCAGCAGTACAAAAGCTACAGCGCGGAATCGCTGATTGCGGCTAACCCTGAAGTGATTGTCGTAACCTCACAAATGGTCGATGGGGATATTAATCGGCTACGTTCTATTGCCGGAATTACCCACACCGCCGCCTGGAAGAACCAGCGCATTATCACCGTTGATCAAAACCTGATTCTGGGAATGGGCCCGCGTATTGCTGATGTCGTTGAGTCTTTACACCAGCAACTTTGGCCGCAATAA